A single genomic interval of Stieleria maiorica harbors:
- a CDS encoding FkbM family methyltransferase, whose product MERVTELDHWNRLVKGRDGWFLVNANDMYIGRSFIKYGEFSRGEMQLFRQIVRPGDVVAEIGANIGAHTVGLAQQVQPQGRVVAFEPQPVVFQNLCANLALNGLTHVDAVHAGLGDQITTTVIPNIRYEQEGNFGGFSLSDQYSQGTTVDVKRFDDVFCYPRLNFIKVDVEGMEAAVLRGARESIDRFKPVLYVENDRTEQSEALIRLIMDMGYRLWWHIPRLFSNDNFFGDRENIFGNLASLNVVCFHQSLPVVLDGFQEIVAPTEHPLSAS is encoded by the coding sequence ATGGAACGAGTGACAGAGTTGGACCACTGGAATCGACTTGTCAAAGGCCGTGACGGCTGGTTCCTGGTCAATGCCAATGACATGTATATCGGCCGGTCGTTCATCAAATACGGCGAGTTCTCTCGGGGGGAAATGCAGCTGTTTCGCCAGATCGTCCGTCCGGGGGATGTTGTGGCCGAAATCGGGGCGAACATCGGCGCACACACCGTGGGATTGGCACAGCAGGTTCAGCCACAGGGGCGCGTCGTTGCGTTTGAGCCGCAACCGGTCGTTTTCCAGAACCTCTGTGCGAATCTGGCACTCAACGGGTTGACGCATGTTGATGCCGTGCACGCCGGACTCGGTGACCAAATAACCACGACCGTGATCCCCAACATCCGATACGAACAGGAAGGCAACTTCGGAGGTTTTTCGCTGAGCGACCAGTACAGCCAAGGCACCACGGTGGACGTGAAACGATTTGATGATGTCTTTTGCTATCCTCGATTGAATTTCATCAAGGTTGACGTCGAAGGGATGGAGGCCGCAGTCTTGCGCGGGGCACGCGAGAGCATTGATCGGTTCAAACCCGTGCTGTACGTCGAAAACGACCGCACCGAACAGTCCGAAGCCCTGATTCGGCTGATCATGGACATGGGCTATCGACTCTGGTGGCACATCCCCCGATTGTTTAGCAACGACAACTTCTTCGGCGATCGCGAAAACATCTTCGGCAACCTCGCCTCACTGAACGTCGTGTGCTTTCACCAGAGCCTACCGGTGGTGCTGGACGGTTTTCAAGAAATCGTTGCCCCCACCGAACATCCGCTGTCGGCAAGCTAG
- a CDS encoding DUF58 domain-containing protein, whose protein sequence is MLPREVIRRVREIQVRTGRQVADVLAGQYVSVFKGRGIEFDEVRPYIPGDDVRTIDWNVTARIGQPFVKRYVEDRQLTLMVMADVSASQDFGSGQRSKRDATAELSALLAFSATLNDDKIGLTLFHGGIEQYIPARKGQRHSLRVIREVLAHGNVETRPTRKRRRWLPIGRRRSWWRTGRQATDIAGAMQFLMSVTTRKAICFVISDFLGDGFLEAMQSANRKHDVIAVLVSDPKELEFPGVGLVNLEDAETGRVVQCDAGSVAFRDHVAATAAGRVEDLRRSFGRAGIDFIHIDAQGDVVDPLVKFFQMRQRRMR, encoded by the coding sequence ATGTTGCCTCGCGAAGTCATACGCAGAGTCCGAGAGATCCAAGTCAGAACCGGTCGCCAAGTGGCCGACGTTCTGGCCGGGCAATACGTCTCGGTGTTCAAAGGCCGCGGCATCGAGTTCGACGAAGTTCGCCCCTACATCCCCGGCGATGACGTGCGAACGATCGACTGGAACGTAACCGCACGAATCGGCCAGCCGTTTGTCAAACGCTACGTCGAAGACCGGCAATTGACATTGATGGTCATGGCCGACGTCTCCGCATCCCAGGACTTCGGGTCGGGCCAGCGCAGCAAACGCGACGCGACCGCAGAACTGAGTGCCTTGCTGGCGTTTTCGGCGACATTGAACGATGACAAAATCGGACTGACGCTCTTTCACGGGGGAATCGAACAATACATCCCGGCGCGCAAAGGCCAGCGACATTCGCTGCGCGTCATTCGCGAGGTTCTGGCCCACGGCAATGTGGAAACACGCCCGACGCGAAAGCGACGTCGCTGGTTGCCGATCGGGCGTCGCCGCAGCTGGTGGCGAACCGGACGTCAGGCGACCGACATCGCCGGGGCGATGCAGTTTCTGATGTCGGTGACCACACGCAAAGCGATCTGCTTTGTCATCAGCGATTTTCTGGGCGACGGATTTCTGGAGGCGATGCAAAGCGCCAATCGCAAACACGACGTGATCGCGGTCTTGGTCAGTGATCCCAAGGAACTGGAATTCCCCGGCGTCGGACTGGTCAATCTGGAAGACGCAGAAACCGGCCGCGTGGTCCAGTGCGATGCGGGGTCGGTGGCGTTTCGCGATCATGTCGCCGCGACGGCCGCAGGGCGTGTCGAAGACCTCCGTCGCAGCTTCGGCCGCGCCGGAATCGACTTCATTCACATCGATGCCCAGGGCGATGTCGTCGATCCGCTAGTAAAGTTTTTCCAGATGCGTCAACGGAGGATGCGATGA
- a CDS encoding alpha/beta hydrolase, whose amino-acid sequence MNDTKSIRPTSLPTLLGLLLALTVFPGAGNADEYREAPGSEGNGDYTIGPDYTLDPDLTDRGNPKGKLFEFSIRLADSKIFRGDDKTLDPKKPVRTERKIWVYVPAAYLDGTPAPILVTHDGPSRLDLVRNALDNLTISEDPERRLPAFIAIAVQNGGNDSYGSQRGLEYDTMSDRLARFINDEVLPAVLANPEIKAAYPNIAFTDNPWGKAVMGCSSGGAAALTMGWFRPDLFRRLITYSGTFVDQQDHDAAEEAAYPLGAWEYHSGMKLIENSEKKPLRIFTHVAENDNRANDPEDTYHNWVMANRRTAAALKAKGYDYRFVFSRDSRHCDRRVFEHTLADTLVWMWRGYEGE is encoded by the coding sequence ATGAACGACACAAAAAGCATTCGCCCCACTTCCCTACCAACCCTCCTTGGGCTCCTGCTGGCGTTAACCGTCTTCCCCGGCGCCGGCAACGCCGACGAATATCGCGAAGCGCCGGGCAGCGAGGGCAACGGTGACTACACGATCGGTCCCGACTACACCCTCGATCCCGACTTGACCGATCGCGGGAATCCCAAGGGCAAGCTGTTCGAGTTTTCGATTCGTCTGGCCGACAGCAAGATTTTTCGCGGCGACGACAAGACGCTGGATCCGAAGAAACCGGTTCGGACCGAGCGGAAGATTTGGGTTTATGTTCCGGCGGCCTATCTAGACGGCACGCCGGCACCGATCCTGGTTACGCATGACGGCCCCAGTCGACTGGACCTGGTCCGCAATGCCCTGGACAACCTGACGATTTCCGAAGACCCCGAACGCCGGCTCCCCGCCTTCATCGCGATCGCCGTGCAAAATGGTGGCAACGACAGTTACGGCAGCCAGCGGGGTCTGGAGTACGACACAATGTCCGACCGCTTGGCTCGGTTTATCAACGACGAAGTCCTGCCGGCGGTGCTGGCGAATCCCGAGATCAAAGCGGCTTATCCGAACATCGCCTTCACCGACAACCCGTGGGGCAAGGCCGTGATGGGATGCAGCAGCGGTGGTGCCGCGGCGCTGACCATGGGCTGGTTTCGCCCCGACCTGTTTCGCCGCCTGATCACCTACTCCGGCACCTTCGTCGACCAGCAAGACCATGACGCGGCCGAAGAAGCCGCGTATCCGCTGGGCGCTTGGGAATACCACTCCGGCATGAAATTGATCGAGAATAGCGAGAAGAAACCGCTGCGGATCTTTACCCACGTCGCCGAAAACGATAACCGTGCCAACGATCCCGAAGACACCTATCACAACTGGGTGATGGCCAACCGACGCACCGCTGCGGCACTGAAGGCTAAAGGCTATGACTATCGTTTCGTCTTCAGCCGTGACTCACGACACTGTGATCGACGCGTATTCGAGCATACGCTCGCCGATACGTTGGTCTGGATGTGGCGCGGGTATGAAGGGGAGTGA
- a CDS encoding phospholipase D-like domain-containing protein, whose protein sequence is MSDGSIEDALQITLADYRLTRGEKRALAKVIEKIGDDDQQLAYARNVAFKLVREQLGGPNDAELIDWLENVLKVLVPREDPGNREFRSEAFFSPNDACVGKINRLFTSSRKSVDVCVFTITDDRIKDAILAAHRRGVTIRIISDNDKSNDLGSDIDQLARLGVPVRVDRSEYHMHHKFAIFDRSQLLTGSYNWTRSAARYNEENFIVTGDGVLVKSFRGAFDKLWKDLEE, encoded by the coding sequence ATGTCCGATGGTTCGATTGAAGACGCGCTACAAATCACCTTGGCCGATTACCGATTGACCCGCGGTGAAAAGCGTGCGCTGGCAAAGGTGATTGAAAAAATTGGCGATGACGACCAGCAATTGGCGTATGCCCGTAACGTCGCATTCAAACTGGTCCGCGAACAACTGGGTGGTCCCAACGATGCGGAGCTGATTGACTGGTTGGAAAACGTTCTGAAAGTGCTGGTGCCGCGGGAGGATCCGGGGAATCGCGAATTTCGCTCCGAAGCATTCTTCAGCCCGAATGACGCCTGTGTCGGCAAGATCAACCGGTTGTTCACGTCATCCCGAAAGTCGGTCGATGTCTGTGTCTTCACGATCACCGATGACCGGATCAAAGACGCGATTCTTGCGGCGCACCGGCGCGGCGTCACGATTCGGATTATTTCCGACAATGACAAATCCAACGACCTGGGATCCGACATCGACCAGTTGGCACGTCTGGGGGTCCCGGTGCGTGTCGACCGATCCGAGTATCACATGCACCACAAGTTTGCGATCTTCGACAGGTCGCAGTTGCTGACCGGCAGCTACAACTGGACCCGCAGTGCGGCCCGGTACAACGAAGAAAACTTTATCGTCACCGGGGACGGGGTTTTGGTGAAATCGTTCCGCGGGGCGTTTGACAAGCTGTGGAAGGATTTGGAGGAGTAG
- a CDS encoding AAA family ATPase → MNAPQIDEQIAKYSETCSRLTNEVARLLVGQETMVSRLLIGLLTGGHVLLEGVPGLAKTLTVSSLARAIRTDFSRIQFTPDMLPADVIGTEVFNPKEATYSVKRGPIFSNLILADEINRAPAKVQAALLEAMQERQVTIGTETFRFEQPFLVMATQNPIEQEGTYPLPEAQVDRFMLKARIDYPSREDERKIVDRMAGGKAIPEISAVTSPEEILEARAVVEKIWCDDKVRDYTIDVVRATRDAASAAIASLENMIEMGASPRASIYLLQAGKAHAFLEGRSYVTPHDIKSLAPDVLRHRVVLTYEAEAEGKSVDDVIRHILDNVPVP, encoded by the coding sequence ATGAACGCACCCCAAATAGACGAACAGATTGCCAAGTATTCTGAAACATGCAGTCGGCTGACGAATGAAGTGGCCCGATTGCTGGTCGGGCAGGAAACGATGGTTTCGCGTCTATTGATCGGGTTGTTGACCGGAGGGCACGTGTTGCTCGAAGGCGTCCCGGGACTGGCAAAAACGCTGACCGTCAGCAGTTTGGCCCGCGCGATCCGCACCGATTTCTCTCGCATTCAGTTTACCCCGGACATGCTGCCGGCGGATGTGATCGGCACCGAAGTCTTCAACCCCAAAGAAGCGACCTACAGCGTTAAACGCGGGCCGATTTTTTCCAACCTGATTTTGGCCGACGAAATCAACCGCGCCCCGGCCAAGGTGCAGGCGGCGTTGTTGGAGGCGATGCAGGAACGGCAGGTCACGATCGGCACCGAAACCTTCCGTTTTGAACAGCCGTTTTTGGTGATGGCGACGCAAAACCCGATCGAGCAGGAAGGGACGTACCCGTTGCCGGAGGCCCAGGTCGACCGATTCATGTTGAAGGCCCGGATCGATTACCCGTCGCGAGAAGACGAACGAAAGATCGTCGACCGCATGGCCGGCGGAAAAGCGATTCCGGAGATTTCGGCCGTGACGTCGCCGGAGGAGATCCTGGAAGCCCGTGCGGTGGTCGAGAAGATTTGGTGCGACGACAAAGTCCGCGATTACACGATCGACGTTGTCCGGGCGACGCGTGACGCCGCCAGCGCCGCGATCGCGTCACTGGAAAACATGATCGAAATGGGGGCCAGCCCACGGGCGTCGATCTACCTGCTTCAAGCAGGCAAGGCGCACGCCTTTTTAGAAGGCCGCAGCTACGTGACCCCGCACGACATCAAATCGTTGGCTCCCGACGTGTTGCGACACCGCGTCGTGCTGACCTACGAAGCGGAAGCCGAAGGCAAGTCGGTCGACGACGTGATTCGACACATTCTGGACAACGTCCCCGTTCCATAA